One segment of Geoanaerobacter pelophilus DNA contains the following:
- a CDS encoding glycosyltransferase family 9 protein, giving the protein MAKVLIIKLGYSETIDPGIGKVSSLGDVLRTTVILYPFASDQITWLVDEAAYPLLEGNPLIQRILTYDLTSVLQLQRERFDTVINLEKVPGICALADSISAWRRYGFRFDELHGVAEAYDGCEKVFTLSKGGDLKRTYQGSWQESLLQIVGARWEGQEYLLGYQPKTTEEFDVGLNWAVGPKWPNKAWPDGRWAELKELLSGRFTYSQQQGMDNLYAYMDWINSCRLLVTNDSLGLHIALALKKKVVVLYGPTNPNETYFYGRGEILYPTAELPCIPCLDLRCSRESRCMEFIAASSVMAAIERLTGAIP; this is encoded by the coding sequence ATGGCAAAAGTACTTATCATAAAACTGGGATATTCGGAGACTATTGATCCGGGTATCGGCAAGGTATCGAGCTTGGGGGATGTCCTGCGGACCACGGTTATCCTCTACCCGTTTGCTTCAGACCAGATCACCTGGCTGGTTGATGAAGCGGCATATCCTCTGCTCGAAGGCAATCCCTTAATTCAACGGATTCTTACGTATGACCTGACCTCAGTGCTACAGTTGCAGCGGGAACGATTTGATACAGTCATCAATCTGGAGAAGGTGCCGGGAATATGTGCTCTGGCCGACTCCATCTCTGCCTGGCGGCGATACGGCTTCCGTTTCGACGAACTGCATGGCGTCGCAGAAGCATATGACGGGTGCGAAAAGGTCTTTACCTTGAGCAAGGGGGGAGATCTTAAAAGGACGTATCAAGGGAGCTGGCAGGAGTCTCTCCTGCAGATTGTCGGCGCCCGGTGGGAGGGCCAGGAGTACCTGCTGGGATACCAACCGAAGACCACGGAAGAGTTTGATGTGGGACTCAACTGGGCTGTGGGCCCCAAGTGGCCCAACAAGGCATGGCCCGATGGCAGGTGGGCCGAGCTGAAGGAACTGCTCAGCGGTCGCTTTACCTATTCGCAGCAGCAAGGGATGGACAACCTCTACGCCTACATGGACTGGATCAACTCCTGCCGGCTTCTGGTGACCAATGACAGCCTTGGCCTGCATATCGCACTCGCTTTGAAAAAGAAGGTGGTCGTGCTGTATGGGCCGACCAATCCCAATGAAACGTATTTTTACGGCAGAGGAGAAATCCTCTACCCGACCGCGGAGCTCCCCTGCATCCCATGCCTTGACCTGCGCTGCAGCCGGGAGAGCCGGTGCATGGAGTTCATCGCAGCCTCGTCCGTCATGGCGGCCATCGAACGTTTGACAGGGGCAATTCCGTGA
- a CDS encoding tetratricopeptide repeat protein, translating into MFLKTLKNANGRELLRRHWALVIVLGLTFVVYGRILDHQFINTWDDNLYVSANPDVHGFSWDNLRAVFSSYYAGNYAPVQMLSYMLDYEFWRLKPGGYLFTNILLHSGNGILVYWLLLRLHGSRLLATYAAAIFLLHPVQVESVAWISQRKNLLAMLFFLIAWLTYCRYREGSSARGGWWYAASLVSSILALLTKSVTVILPAVLIGYDWFYPAKQRRLRLSDKLPYLLAAGGVAALAMHSQLPEDAGWGGVGGGRKADYHGGSPLATFYSMLPVFCRYLRMLVFPADLSAQYRPDIYLQPQLPVLISCAVLATVTALSLMLYRHDRRLGLWPLLFFLGLLPVAQIVPLVTMMNDRYLYFPMLGVAVVAGVAADSIRNRFPALSPGVLGVLLAIPVILLSAASFQRSAVWANSIVLWRDAVSKVPHEDNWKKLGDAYYFSDKNMKEMAMQAYLRALEKNPYLIEALYSVGALSNEAGDYATAYDALTRLLAVNANHVMGRAALGYTQQKLGEVAAAEKSYRMALALQPESVQILTLLGDLALGQGEFDKAREFYGKLESKGGGAPDSAFLLACTELRSGRRDEAYAWLEKSLRRGFRNYSGVCNIREFSRAGVDPRFAALLEKYSRR; encoded by the coding sequence ATGTTTTTGAAGACTCTCAAAAACGCTAATGGCAGAGAATTGCTGCGGCGGCACTGGGCCTTGGTCATAGTGCTGGGGCTGACCTTTGTCGTGTACGGCAGAATCCTTGATCATCAGTTCATAAATACCTGGGACGATAACCTGTACGTTTCTGCCAATCCTGACGTGCATGGTTTTTCCTGGGACAACCTGCGAGCGGTATTTAGCAGCTACTATGCGGGCAATTATGCGCCGGTACAGATGCTTTCGTACATGCTGGATTACGAGTTCTGGAGGCTGAAGCCCGGCGGCTATCTTTTTACCAACATTCTGCTCCATTCCGGCAACGGTATTCTTGTGTATTGGCTGCTCCTGAGGCTTCATGGGAGCCGTTTGCTTGCCACTTATGCTGCCGCCATCTTTCTGTTGCACCCGGTGCAGGTTGAGTCTGTCGCATGGATATCCCAGAGGAAAAACCTGCTGGCAATGCTGTTCTTCCTGATCGCCTGGCTTACATACTGCCGGTATCGTGAAGGCTCTTCGGCCAGAGGCGGTTGGTGGTACGCCGCCTCGCTTGTCTCCTCAATTTTGGCACTTCTCACCAAATCGGTAACGGTGATTTTGCCGGCAGTGCTGATCGGCTACGATTGGTTTTACCCGGCAAAACAGCGCAGGTTAAGACTGTCTGACAAGCTGCCCTATCTGCTTGCCGCCGGCGGTGTTGCTGCGTTGGCCATGCACAGCCAGCTCCCTGAGGACGCCGGCTGGGGAGGTGTTGGTGGAGGGCGCAAGGCTGACTATCATGGCGGCTCGCCACTGGCTACCTTTTATTCAATGTTGCCGGTTTTCTGCCGCTACCTGAGAATGCTGGTATTTCCTGCCGATCTGAGCGCCCAATACCGGCCTGATATCTACCTGCAACCTCAGCTGCCCGTGCTGATCTCCTGTGCCGTTCTTGCGACAGTGACAGCCCTTTCGCTAATGCTTTACCGACATGACCGCCGGCTTGGTTTGTGGCCGCTACTCTTCTTTTTGGGGCTGCTTCCGGTAGCTCAGATCGTACCGCTCGTTACCATGATGAATGACAGGTATCTCTACTTTCCGATGCTTGGTGTTGCTGTCGTCGCTGGAGTGGCGGCCGACAGTATCCGTAACCGGTTCCCGGCACTGTCACCCGGAGTACTTGGTGTCTTGCTGGCCATTCCTGTTATCTTGTTGTCTGCAGCCTCTTTTCAAAGAAGTGCGGTCTGGGCAAACTCCATAGTCTTGTGGCGCGATGCGGTGAGCAAGGTACCTCACGAGGACAACTGGAAGAAACTGGGGGACGCCTATTACTTTTCCGACAAAAATATGAAGGAAATGGCGATGCAGGCGTATCTGCGGGCCCTGGAAAAGAATCCTTATTTAATCGAGGCACTGTACAGTGTGGGAGCCCTCAGTAATGAAGCCGGAGATTACGCAACAGCCTACGATGCCCTGACGAGACTGCTGGCAGTCAATGCGAATCACGTCATGGGGAGGGCTGCGCTCGGCTACACACAGCAGAAGCTTGGCGAAGTTGCGGCAGCTGAAAAGTCCTACCGCATGGCTCTTGCCCTGCAACCGGAATCAGTACAGATCTTGACATTATTGGGGGACCTGGCGCTTGGCCAGGGTGAGTTTGACAAGGCCAGAGAATTCTACGGCAAGCTGGAAAGCAAGGGAGGGGGCGCCCCGGACAGTGCGTTTCTTCTGGCATGTACCGAGTTGCGTTCCGGGCGAAGAGATGAGGCCTATGCCTGGCTGGAAAAATCTCTGCGCCGGGGTTTTCGCAATTATTCCGGCGTTTGCAATATCAGAGAGTTTTCTCGGGCAGGCGTCGATCCACGTTTTGCTGCTTTGCTGGAGAAATATTCACGGCGCTGA
- a CDS encoding B12-binding domain-containing radical SAM protein codes for MKILLLNPINRTYVVMPSLGLGYLAAILQEEGHEVSVLNTAKERMTFDGFSALVIAEQYDIIGFQLFTYDLNPVKRHLDIIKRLSGNTITVAGGPHPSGDPEGTLVYLDQLDFAFQGEAETGLPLLLDKLSGGSVDLTAIPGLVWRDSGAVRKNPPIFIEDLNTLPMPAWDLLCPESFPEAPHGAFTRAFPTAPIVITRGCSSRCTFCAGSCINGKRIRRRSMDNVMAELHHLAGRGIREFHIEDENFTASPEYVLAFCGRLKAEGFGMSWSLPSGVRLDTLTRDVVVALADAGCYSLAVGVEFGSDRLLRLTGKGVTLELIRERLKLFAGVGIKLTGFFMFGIPGETYEEMKETVKFAMELPIHRAQFNIFMPLPGSVEWDKLKKAGHLGHLEWDHFFVHDVAYTDGSVLPAKLKRLHRMAVLRFYGRPKILLGVVAEIRSPRHFFYLLKRFADTLL; via the coding sequence ATGAAAATTCTGCTGCTCAACCCGATCAACCGGACATATGTAGTGATGCCCAGCCTTGGGTTAGGTTATCTTGCTGCAATCCTGCAGGAAGAGGGTCATGAAGTTTCGGTTCTGAATACGGCAAAAGAGCGGATGACTTTCGATGGTTTTTCCGCTCTGGTGATTGCGGAGCAGTACGATATCATCGGGTTTCAGCTGTTCACCTATGATCTCAATCCGGTTAAACGCCACCTGGATATTATCAAGCGCCTATCGGGCAACACCATAACTGTTGCCGGAGGACCACATCCTTCCGGTGACCCGGAAGGGACCCTGGTTTACCTTGATCAACTGGACTTTGCTTTCCAGGGGGAAGCCGAAACTGGCCTGCCCCTGCTGCTGGACAAACTTTCCGGGGGCAGCGTCGATCTCACCGCGATTCCTGGTCTGGTCTGGCGCGACAGTGGCGCTGTCAGGAAAAATCCGCCCATATTTATCGAAGATCTGAATACCCTGCCAATGCCTGCCTGGGACCTGCTCTGCCCGGAAAGTTTTCCTGAGGCTCCGCACGGCGCTTTTACCAGAGCGTTTCCAACAGCGCCGATAGTCATCACCCGCGGTTGCTCCAGCAGGTGTACTTTTTGCGCCGGCAGCTGCATCAATGGCAAGCGCATTCGGCGACGCTCCATGGACAATGTCATGGCAGAGTTACATCATCTTGCCGGGCGGGGGATACGCGAGTTCCACATTGAAGATGAAAATTTCACGGCCTCGCCGGAGTATGTGCTGGCGTTCTGCGGTCGCCTGAAGGCTGAGGGGTTCGGCATGAGCTGGAGCCTACCCTCAGGGGTCCGCCTGGATACATTGACCCGCGATGTGGTGGTTGCCTTGGCCGATGCCGGCTGCTATTCCCTGGCCGTAGGTGTGGAGTTCGGCAGCGACCGGTTGCTGCGCCTGACCGGGAAAGGGGTAACTCTCGAACTTATCCGGGAGCGACTCAAGCTTTTTGCAGGGGTTGGCATCAAGCTGACCGGGTTTTTCATGTTCGGCATCCCGGGGGAGACCTATGAAGAAATGAAGGAAACGGTTAAATTTGCTATGGAACTGCCGATTCACCGGGCTCAGTTCAATATTTTCATGCCGCTTCCGGGAAGTGTCGAATGGGACAAACTTAAAAAAGCCGGTCACCTTGGACATCTGGAATGGGACCATTTTTTTGTTCATGATGTGGCGTATACCGATGGTTCAGTGTTGCCGGCAAAACTGAAACGGCTGCACCGCATGGCGGTTCTCAGATTCTATGGTCGCCCCAAAATCCTGTTGGGCGTGGTGGCGGAAATACGTTCGCCGAGGCATTTTTTCTATCTGTTGAAGCGCTTCGCTGATACCCTTTTGTAA
- a CDS encoding tetratricopeptide repeat protein has protein sequence MSGLRTESDHSVTTWGLVIALLVLLAYSSVFSAGFIWDDDAYVINNLHLRSFDGLFSIWLEPGATPQYYPMVFTLFWAQFQAWGLNPLGYHLVNILLHIANAILLWSCLRRINIQAAFWGAAVFALHPVHLESVAWITELKNVLSLFFYLLSLLAYLRYVDPEQGSQSGLPRRIYYAGSLLLFLLALFSKTVSGSLPAAILLLHWWQTGQVSRRKLLEMLPFFSLALILGLLTAKLEVTHVLARGAEWDFSLVDRFLIAGRAVWFYACKLLWPYPLIFNYPRWVIDSGDWWQYLFPLALLLLLAALWFMRLRIGRGPLAATLFFVGTLFPALGFFNVYPMRFSFVADHFQYIASIGVIVLFCAGADRLQQKLPTYVVTVFLWSVVLACTILTWYQGRIYQNNLTLFSDTIDKNPASWFSYANRGTYYANNGREDLALVDLEKALALNPDEADAMHMRGVISLKQKNTDRAFADFDRSIVLRPWRTDYYKNRSVAYRYTGQLDNALIDADKVIELEPDNAANYQFRASIQMLGEAYPAALEDLNKAIALDPEEADSWANRGLIFFRQGRHNEALADLNKALALRPDLAAALFNRGLVFAAMGNADNASADLTKAKLLGYPVDEKEIKRILASVVKVKGKPSLQ, from the coding sequence GTGAGCGGCTTGAGGACAGAGAGTGATCATAGCGTTACAACGTGGGGGCTAGTCATTGCCCTGCTGGTTCTGCTGGCATATTCATCAGTATTTTCTGCGGGGTTTATCTGGGACGATGATGCTTATGTCATCAATAACCTGCATCTGCGCTCATTTGACGGCCTCTTCAGTATCTGGTTGGAGCCGGGGGCCACTCCTCAGTACTATCCGATGGTGTTCACCCTCTTCTGGGCACAGTTCCAGGCCTGGGGGCTGAATCCTCTCGGATACCATCTGGTAAACATCCTGCTGCACATTGCTAATGCCATCCTTCTCTGGTCGTGCCTGCGACGCATCAATATCCAGGCGGCATTCTGGGGGGCGGCGGTCTTTGCCTTGCACCCGGTTCATCTGGAGTCTGTTGCCTGGATTACCGAGCTGAAAAATGTTCTTTCGCTGTTTTTTTATCTGCTCTCACTGCTTGCTTACCTCCGCTATGTCGATCCAGAACAAGGCTCGCAATCTGGATTGCCGCGCCGGATTTATTATGCCGGATCTCTGCTCCTCTTTCTGCTTGCTCTTTTCAGCAAAACCGTGAGCGGGTCTCTGCCTGCCGCAATCCTGTTGCTTCACTGGTGGCAGACCGGTCAGGTCAGCCGCCGGAAGTTGCTGGAGATGCTGCCGTTTTTCTCCCTTGCGCTGATCCTCGGCTTGCTGACAGCCAAGCTGGAGGTGACTCATGTGCTGGCCAGGGGCGCCGAGTGGGACTTCTCACTTGTCGATCGCTTCCTGATTGCCGGTCGGGCCGTCTGGTTCTATGCCTGCAAACTGCTGTGGCCTTATCCACTGATCTTCAACTATCCAAGGTGGGTGATTGACTCCGGTGACTGGTGGCAGTATTTATTCCCGCTGGCTTTGCTCTTGCTGCTGGCGGCTCTCTGGTTTATGCGCTTGAGAATCGGGCGGGGACCGCTGGCGGCAACACTCTTTTTTGTCGGAACTCTTTTCCCTGCGCTCGGTTTTTTCAATGTTTACCCCATGCGGTTTTCGTTTGTTGCCGATCATTTCCAGTATATTGCGAGTATCGGCGTGATTGTGCTGTTCTGTGCTGGAGCCGACCGGCTACAGCAAAAGCTTCCCACCTATGTCGTTACCGTTTTTTTATGGTCGGTTGTCTTGGCCTGTACCATACTGACCTGGTATCAGGGGCGGATATACCAGAACAACTTGACGCTGTTCAGCGACACTATCGATAAAAATCCCGCCAGCTGGTTCAGTTATGCTAATCGGGGAACCTATTATGCAAACAATGGCAGGGAAGACCTGGCACTGGTTGATCTTGAGAAGGCCCTTGCACTCAACCCTGATGAGGCAGATGCCATGCACATGCGGGGGGTCATATCATTGAAGCAAAAAAACACGGACAGGGCTTTTGCCGACTTTGACCGGTCAATTGTCCTGAGACCCTGGCGCACCGATTATTACAAGAACAGGAGTGTTGCCTACCGATATACAGGGCAACTGGACAACGCACTCATCGACGCGGATAAAGTGATTGAACTCGAACCGGACAATGCTGCCAACTACCAGTTTCGCGCTTCGATTCAGATGCTGGGTGAAGCATATCCTGCGGCATTGGAAGATCTGAACAAGGCGATTGCTCTTGACCCTGAAGAGGCCGATTCATGGGCAAATCGCGGTCTGATCTTTTTTCGGCAGGGACGCCACAACGAGGCGCTTGCCGATTTAAACAAGGCCCTCGCTTTGCGGCCTGACTTGGCTGCAGCCTTGTTCAATAGAGGACTGGTTTTTGCCGCTATGGGAAATGCCGACAATGCCTCAGCTGATTTAACCAAAGCGAAGCTGCTCGGGTATCCTGTTGATGAGAAAGAGATCAAGCGGATTCTTGCGTCAGTGGTCAAGGTAAAGGGGAAGCCGTCACTGCAATAA